A part of Liolophura sinensis isolate JHLJ2023 chromosome 1, CUHK_Ljap_v2, whole genome shotgun sequence genomic DNA contains:
- the LOC135481919 gene encoding ATP synthase subunit b, mitochondrial-like, whose amino-acid sequence MMLSTLALRTGAFRSLAKPQATQRAIVLVQNRCASSGLTEQIEKWDSANQIFYGPERDTKNFPHPVQPETSPPVRLGFIPDAWFQFFYNKTGVTGPYLFGTGLVLTLLSKEIWVIDHNFSEVIGFWGAFIFLTKKLGPFMNKHLDQSVQAVREDTYERPLAEGKVAFENTIKEAELDIWREDGQKYIFESKKENIDLQLEAIYRKRLQEVYQQVKRRLDYQLDIQNTKRRFEQEHMVNWIVNGVVSSITPQQEKESISKCIADLKTLSAS is encoded by the exons GGCAATTGTTTTGGTGCAGAATAGATGTGCGTCCAGTGGATTAACCGAGCAGATAGAGAAATGGGATAGTGCCAACCAAATTTTCTATGGTCCTGAGCGCGACACTAAGAACTTCCCACACCCCGTGCAGCCAGAGACCAGTCCTCCTGTTCGTCTAGGCTTTATCCCAGACGCATGGTTCCAGTTTTTCTACAACAAAACTGGAGTGACTG GTCCTTATCTTTTCGGCACTGGTTTGGTTCTCACTTTGCTGTCTAAGGAAATCTGGGTGATTGACCACAATTTTTCTGAGGTTATTGGCTTCTGGGGAGCCTTCATTTTCCTCACCAAGAAATTGGGACCTTTTATGAATAAACACTTAGACCAGTCTGTACAG GCGGTGAGAGAGGATACTTATGAAAGACCTCTAGCTGAAGGAAAGGTGGCCTTTGAAAACACAATAAAGGAAGCAGAACTAGACATCTGGAGAGAAGATGgacagaaatatatatttgaaagTAAAAAG GAGAACATTGACCTTCAGCTAGAGGCCATCTACAGGAAAAGGTTGCAGGAAGTGTATCAGCAGGTGAAAAGGAGACTG GACTACCAGCTGGACATCCAAAACACCAAGAGAAGGTTTGAGCAGGAGCACATGGTGAACTGGATAGTCAATGGTGTAGTCAGCAGTATCACCCCCCAGCAG GAGAAGGAGAGCATCAGCAAGTGTATAGCTGACCTGAAGACCTTATCGGCATCATAA
- the LOC135461363 gene encoding sorbitol dehydrogenase-like, with product MSDTNLSAVLYKKDDLRLEDRPIPQPAAGEVQVCMHSVGICGSDVRYWVAGGSGRFVVREPLLMGHECSGIVSQVGDGVTSLKVGDRVAIEPGVPCRRCDFCKTGRYNLCQDVFFLATPPDNGALARYHTHAADFCYKLPDNLSMVEGALLEPLSVGIHACRRGEVTLGHRVLVCGAGPIGLCVMLAAKALGVAATCVTDIDSKRLEFAKKIGATSTLLVDSKDPAEVSQRAIAGLGGRPDVTVDCSGAEISIQLGVAATKPGGILVLVGHCHSASVPASDFISRELEMRATFRYVNTWKTAVDMVSSGKVDVKPLVTHHFPLEKTLDAFEAAKTGAGIKVIIDCFRS from the exons ATGTCTGACACAAATCTCTCAGCTGTCCTGTACAAAAAGGATGATCTACGATTG GAGGATCGCCCCATTCCCCAACCTGCTGCAGGAG AGGTTCAGGTCTGTATGCACTCGGTGGGTATTTGTGGCAGTGACGTCCGATACTGGGTGGCAGGCGGAAGTGGTAGGTTTGTGGTAAGAGAGCCCCTGCTGATGGGCCACGAGTGCAGCGGTATCGTCAGCCAGGTGGGGGATGGAGTCACCAGTCTTAAAGTTG gTGATCGCGTGGCAATTGAGCCAGGAGTACCTTGTAGACGATGTGATTTCTGCAAGACTGGTCGCTATAATTTATGCCAAGACGTTTTCTTTCTAGCCACGCCCCCTGACAACGGGGCTTTGGCTCGATACCACACCCACGCGGCCGACTTCTGCTACAA GCTCCCTGACAACTTGTCCATGGTAGAGGGCGCCCTGCTTGAGCCGCTGTCGGTGGGAATTCATGCCTGTCGGCGAGGGGAGGTTACTCTAGGACACCGAGTTCTAGTATGTGGAGCAG GCCCGATCGGGCTATGTGTGATGTTGGCAGCAAAAGCTCTGGGAGTGGCCGCCACATGTGTTACAG ATATTGACAGCAAGCGACTGGAGTTTGCTAAGAAAATAGGAGCCACGAGCACGTTATTGGTGGATTCGAAAGATCCAGCTGAGGTCTCTCAAAGGGCCATCGCGGGTCTCGGAGGTCGACCTGACGTTACTGTAGACTGCAGCGGTGCTGAAATCTCCATACAGCTGGGAGTTGCA GCGACGAAACCCGGTGGAATTCTCGTGTTGGTTGGACATTGTCACAGTGCTTCTGTACCTGCGTCCGATTTTATTTCTAGAGAACTGGAGATGAGGGCTACATTCCGATACGTCAACAC GTGGAAGACCGCAGTTGACATGGTATCGTCAGGTAAAGTTGACGTCAAACCACTAGTCACTCATCACTTCCCCCTGGAGAAGACACTGGACGCCTTCGAAGCGGCTAAGACAGGTGCCGGAATCAAGGTCATAATAGACTGTTTTAGGAGTTAA